A stretch of DNA from Acidobacteriota bacterium:
CCGAAGGTCTGGATCGAAATACCGCCGTTGCTGAGCAACGAATACCAAGCGTTATTGCTCGGCCTAAATACCGTGTAGTCGGTTTTTCCGTCTCCATCCACGTCCGTCGCCTCGCGGAGCGTTAGCTGCGCGATCGATGCGGTTGTCAGAACAAAAACAGCCAGCATCGTGCACGCGACCCGACCGGCGAAATGGTAATTTTTCATCATCAATTCCTAAATATCCGAATGCCTGTTGAATTCTTGATATGGCTTTCGTCCGAATCTAATACTATACAGTCTCGTAAGCGGGCGTTGCAAGACAGAAATCTTGCTCCCGAAGACAATCAAACAAGCATTTCGGACGTGTTTTCAAATAATTCTGCTTTTTGACGCCTCAGCCGGCCAAATAGTTGGTCGTGGCCGAAATTATTTCGCTGTGCCGCGATCCTGAACAATGGTCACGGACCGGCCACCGATCTCGAGCGTCGAACTACGGCTGATGACCGGATTTACGCTAATAAAGACGTCGACCGTTGCCGAACCGGAAGTCTGGTCGCGGTCGAGAACGCGGATCCAGCGGCTGTTCGAACGGACCGGAAAGTCGCAATTCGGCGATGTCTTTAGCGTAAAACTAATGAGCCCGCCTTTGGTCGGGATCTGCCTTTCGAGCGGGCCGACGTCGGCCGTGCAATTCGTCGGGTTCTGCAACGCGGCGGCGGCATTGAGCCTTCCGGAGGTCTTCACGAGGCTTGCCCAATCTGGCAACACATCGACGCTATTCATCAGGGTTGCCTTGAGCGAACGGGCATCAAGCGTCGGGTGCTGTGCGGCAAGCAAGGCGGCGACACCGGCGACGTGCGGAGCGGCCATCGAGGTTCCGCTCATGCCGCCGTAGCTCGAATTCGAGCCGTTGGTCGTGCTGTAGATCCCGGCACCAGGTGCGGCAATGTCAACCGAGATGATCCCGTAATTTGAAAAGCTCGCACGGGAATCGATGCTTGTTGAGGCAGCAACGTTCAAAATGCTCGGCGAATCGTAGCTGCCGGGATAGAACGGGAGGTTATCCGTGTTTCGGCCGTTATTTCCTCCTGCAAAGACGTTGAGGACTCCGGCATCGCCGAGAGCGTCGATGGCGTCTTTGGTCGCCTGATCGTACCCGCATGCCTCGGCACATCCGCCATAAGAATTATTGGTAACGCGGATGTTGTGGCCGGCGAGCTTCATCATTCGGACGTAGTTATACGCGTTGACCAGCATCGCCGAGGTCGTGTCGTTTGCCGCCTGGCTATAGATCTTGATCGGCATTATGCGGACGTTCCAGTTGACGCCGACGATGCCTATCGCATTATTTCCGACCGCCCCTATAGTGCCCGCGACGTGCGTGCCGTGGCCATGCTGGTCGGCCGGGTCGCTATCATCAAAACGGAAGTCCCAGCCGTGGACGTCATCAATAAATCCATTACCGTCGTCGTCGATCCCATTTCCGGCGATCTCGCCGGAATTTACCCAGAGGTTCGCCGCGAGGTCTTCATGGCCAAGCCGCATTCCGGTATCAATGACCGCGACGATCACGGTGTTCGAGCCGGTCGTGATGTCCCAGGCGGCCGGGGCCGAGATCTTTGGCAAGCCCCAGAGCCCGGCGTTCGAATATTGCGGGTCATCGGGAAGAGCGGTTAGTTCGTAATAGAAGTTTGGCTGGGCGGCGATGACGGCGGGAAGCTTTTTGTATTGTGCAA
This window harbors:
- a CDS encoding S8 family serine peptidase: MKKGFFVLQLFLLVFAVNITAQVPARFDRFVKDEVLVKFDPSFESEAIASVHDRLGSYSLESLGQTGWQRIRISAGQSVETAIAQYKKLPAVIAAQPNFYYELTALPDDPQYSNAGLWGLPKISAPAAWDITTGSNTVIVAVIDTGMRLGHEDLAANLWVNSGEIAGNGIDDDGNGFIDDVHGWDFRFDDSDPADQHGHGTHVAGTIGAVGNNAIGIVGVNWNVRIMPIKIYSQAANDTTSAMLVNAYNYVRMMKLAGHNIRVTNNSYGGCAEACGYDQATKDAIDALGDAGVLNVFAGGNNGRNTDNLPFYPGSYDSPSILNVAASTSIDSRASFSNYGIISVDIAAPGAGIYSTTNGSNSSYGGMSGTSMAAPHVAGVAALLAAQHPTLDARSLKATLMNSVDVLPDWASLVKTSGRLNAAAALQNPTNCTADVGPLERQIPTKGGLISFTLKTSPNCDFPVRSNSRWIRVLDRDQTSGSATVDVFISVNPVISRSSTLEIGGRSVTIVQDRGTAK